The Dreissena polymorpha isolate Duluth1 chromosome 4, UMN_Dpol_1.0, whole genome shotgun sequence region ATTTCAGAAAAGGGAGTACAAAGAACTCCTTACTCAGAATAGTTTGTGTCGAACACTGCACATAAGATTTTTTCATAAAAACACTGTCAATAGAGGAGATGCGTTTTATGCACCAATTGTTAATATACTTACCCTAAAGTTACATTTACGTTATATAGTTATTGTTTCTTTCTTGCGagtttttttttactcaaacataaaaaatgtcaattattattttatctgaTTCTATGGACTTTCATTAAAATCGTATTTAAATACAATTCCAATGAGAacaataaacttttttttctagTGATGCATACTTGAGTTagtattttaaaaaaacaacaatgggcATTAACgtaactttattttttattatgcgcGACTTTATTACTTGATGATTCCATATGGAAAAAATGGcacaaattaaaatttaagtgtcttccctgaaCACTGGACGTTGTTTAGCTATTTCCAGCTAGTGCATACACTTTATCTACACCTCTGATAACAGCCAACAGAAGtcataattcatttttaaatttacttATGTTCTTCACACCGTTCGGTACTGGACAGTTTATTCACGAAAGTCaactaaaacaatataaaattattaaaaataaacacatattctcaaaaacagacatcatttattttttacacattcCATGGTCTCGCTATCAAACTCAGTGAACGATCTTTTAGGGTACTTCGGTGTGACCCAGACTACACAGATGTGTAACCTATTATCGTCAAGCAAACTGATTCAATCTGTTGTcgttaaataagaaataaatatcaACGAATACATCGCTTTTAGGTTTTGTTTACTgagttttaattataataaatgcgTTTGAAGTTTAGTTTAAAACGCACGAATTTGTAGGTTTAGAGGACATGgatgatattttctttttttacaataaataaaaaaaagacagATTACAACGGGGTAAACAAATAACGTTTAATAACTGTTATCATTCGGAATTTACCTTTTTTTCGCGCATTTCTTGAACATGTACTGAATACTACATGTCCTGTTTACGTGGCTTGGTGATACCGCATATCAGTTTTATGCCTTTATCTTCGAAGGgtatattttgatttaatatatcAAAAACGTAAGTTTGTTCTTTTCTTATATTGTTTGGAATAAATTAAGTTGTACAATAGCATACGATTTCAAGTAAACTTCGAGTAGTGAACTATTGCAAACTGTACTGACTTGTTTTCTTATTGCGGGTAACTACCTTTAATGTTTATGTAGAGCAAGTTACGAAGTGTTTGTTATCTCACATCATGAACCATCTGCAAGATATGATTGCTTGTAAACGGTGAATGTGTATTAACCGTTTTATGACTAATCGTATAAAGTTGGCAAATGAATAAAGCGTTTTATTGAGATCGCTCAGGAAAAAAGGAATGCTTTGATTACTTGTATTATCATTAACTAaattttaaatgtgttgtatACCCGTGTTTAGTGTTAGAGTAGGCATACCATTAAACCTAATACGAGTacataaatacaaatttatatgtTGTTTCACTTCAAAATGCTGTGGTGAACATGGTCGTACTTACATGCTCTACAAAATCGAGTTTGTTAAGTCATTTAACTATTTATCCAGTCGTAGTGTTTTAACTTAACAAACATAATGAATGATTCATACATTAATTGCGTTAAGCAGAGGATATAAAGTTGCCGAATAATCACAAGATTTTGCGAACGCTATTATCATCGATTACTTGCGTGCACGAACACGTACTATTGAACATCGGCGAGGACACAGTAAACACATGCGATGGAAGGAACTGCACTTTTTTGCTTTTAAATACAGAAAACTATTATCAGTAAAGGCAAAAACTTAAagtaatgttaaattaaaaaaaaaataaacatattcatattaaTAAGTAATTGTTTCATGCTTTTATAAATCACATTCTACATATTGCACGCGATTCCCGATGGGTAAAAGCGGTTAcatgagcaaaatgtgtgttctATACACTGCGGCTgatgtttcaatacacaatactggaagataaataaaaatacctgtttttgttatttgttgtgttaaattgtacattaacttggcattgtttttagttttttttattgtttgatgcgatttaacttattttaaaaatctttatatttAACTTCATAACAAAACAATCTTAAACATGTGACTTGCTAAACAGCTGTGTTATTGTTTGAGTAATTTTCAATCGAAGATACTATTGGCAATGTAAAGATCGACTTCGAGATTACTACTCACGTCTTTATGTTCCTTTTTGAATGCAATAACTTGACCTAGCAATTTGACTTATGTGATCTGTATCTTTGAAACCGCATTGCTCACACTAACTACCGGCCCTCTTGGTAAAGAAACAATCTTGAATACAACATGCTTATCATTAGATCCGCACCACGTCCTTTATATATTCAATTGTTTAGGTATTTTGTACAAATGCATGATCCAATTACATTCACCTTTGATATCTTAGTCTCGCAAGCGATAGGGTTTTGCTTGATTGACAATAATTTACTCGTATTTTATGCTAGGTTAAAACGTTCTCCAGATATTGTTTGGAATCGGGTTTCACATGATAAGATTATGTTACATTGGCCTATAAATAGTTGACCTCGAAATTCTATGTTGCTTGTCGAATATCTAGGATACTTATTTGGATTATCGCAGGTTCAAGCGTCATCTTGGTACCGTGTGGCCGCAAATTGATCTGTTAAAAGAAAAGTGTAATCGTTACAATCCCATTGATATTTCACCAATTTACATCGAAGTTGTTTGACGTCTACATTTCCTCCCAAATGACAAGCATAAGGATCACCATTATTGTATGGGAATATGCTTTGATAAAgtgttaagtatttttttatgatttaagccactaagaccttgacctttggcctagggACCTCGAACATCACCTTTCTTCCAGTAATCGGCATTCCAATGATTTTAGTTCAAAGCATTTGCTAGATACCGTTTGAAAAGAAATTTGTACCAGCCCCTATGACCTTACTTCTTAACCTTGAAATCAACAGGTTCTTTTTTAACTCCCATGAAGCGACTTTTCCAAGTTAAATGATGTAAGTCGAAGCATTCTAAGAACAATATTGAAGCATATTAAGAAGAAGCCTTATAGTGTAAAATGTTCGTTTATATGGCTCGGGTGAGTGGCTAAATTTATGTATTATATAACAGAAAGTagtattttaatattgataactCTTACAATTAATTACAcgtaaaaacataaattgaaaagTGTTGATTCGACTTAATGTTTCGGTCTCCATGTGTCATATACGATGTAAGTAAGCGCACATGTTAATCCTTTACTTCCTGTATACCATTGGTGTAAGTATGCCGTTTTATTGACTTTATAACTGGTAAAAATTAATATTACTCGAATAGGTTTCAAGATGCCACTATGCTTACAGAATCTGTATATCAATTAATGCCACACATAATAAATAGAACATTGGTCGATGTCTAattgtaaaagaaaaaaaaccaagctcaataaactgttcatataattatatagtagGCTATTGATTAGCCAAATGCTGCTGGGCAAATCTTGCACTTTTATATGCATTACATGGCAGCTGATGTTCAGACAATTCCAGACGTTCTTTTGTGTATAGCGCGTTACTACACACTAttaatgataaaatgttcttcatTCTTAGTGTACTGTATGTGCATTCATGTATATATGAATTACAAGGCCCATATTCTAACACAATACAGTTAAAGTAAGGTGTATTTTCTTAGTGAATTCTAAACATAAATTCATTGATTGTGTACTGATTCGCGGAGTTAAGGCTAACGGATTAGTATAGCTGTATATTTATCGCATGCAGAAATACATTATATCTTATGCAAATATGTCATACGTAAGGATACCCTTACATTTGCCAACAAAATGACGTAACAAATAGTTAAGCACAACAACAATACAGTTTAAGCAGTTGATAAATACGAATAATGTCAGTATGAAAATTGATACCTCAACATCCAAACTTTCAATTTAATCAATTGTGAAAATTATCGAATTTCGATGGatcatttaatattattaaaactgtgcTCATGTGAGAGCTATTGTGCAACATCATTGACCGGCGTCAAGCCTTTTATTTTTGCCTAaggtatataaaacatgtatgttgttgctgtttttttctaGAACGACCTGGGAATCTACCAACATTTGCAAGAATGTTAATAgtgtatttttttaactattcaATTTACATGAATATCTGTATTAAGAAAGTGTTGGTGCAAAATAAGCGACAAATAAccattaaacatttaattttgcaAATAGTTCAAAGCAGCAACATAATGTCGGGTTAAATACAcacttcatgttttattttttttgctacATTCGTTTTGACGATGTCGTTCTATAATGCTATGAACAATCTATGGAAATCTTTTATCTGATCAATAATTGGTTTTGACAAAAAGTTCACTGAAAATGTTATTGAGTGATAATCTACCTTATTACACAAATTGATTTTGATTGGTAAATAAATTAATACCTTGATgagaagcatttttttttcattaacataTAATTATAGTTGGAAATCTTCATCTCTAAAAACTTACGAtaggatttaaaaataaaattgaacaaacATAGTTGCCGTCTATcacacttttaaaatatttgattttgtaTCAAAGCTGTTCATAGAACACATTGAGATGTATGTATCCTCATTTTAAAGCACGTGTTTCCAGTATGACAAAGAAAGCACTAATTGTGGTTATCAAAGTTGTAAACAATCACAAGAAAAGGAATGGTGCAACGAAAGATATGAAGCAGATGTGTTGGATGTTTGGGGAACTTGGGTTTGATGTGATTCCGCGTTTGGACCTTAAAGTCCGTGGGATAGAAAAGGAACTACGAAAAGGTACACATAATGTTAGTAACAATCTGTATACATTAATCAGTAATGAATCATTCACTGCACATTTATGCATAACATTTAAATCCAATAAAAATAATTGGATGACATTCTATAAAATCATATATTGATATTATCAATACTAATAAAAACACGTGCAAAACACACGATCCATGCAATATATTTGCAGCATCCGTgtcatattaaaaatatttgttccTGGCAATTTGTATCTCATATGTTTAACAATTTAGGGTCGTAACGGTTTTTgcgtttaaaaaaacatatatatgtttataatcgTAGCGTTCGTCCGTCTGACCGATATATGCTTTTCCAATATTTACTATGAAAGGTATTATTCcatattttgtgaatattatgaAACTTGGGTGTGTACCTAAAATAAACACGACTTTGCTGTCAACGTCTCCGCGTGGTCAAGAAACCCTTCGAGCATGTGTGTATCGCAATCACTACGTTTCGAAATTATCATTATAAAAGAAAGGTTTATCTTAATGTTTTAGCATGTTCCGAACCCTGCGACTGCTTTGTGTTTGTGATAAGTTCACATGGTCGAGAGGTTCTCCTGTCTGGGACATCAAACGTGTACGTGTATGACCAGACCGTTTTGGGATCGGACGGAAAGACTGTCTGTGTAGATGATCTTTTCAAATTCATGGATAACAAAGTGCTGAAAGGAACCCCAAAGTTGTGCTTTATTCAGGTAATACAAACTTATTTTTGGTATGCAGACTTGGAACAGGAATGCACGAGTACTTATTTATTGGTAGCAGTTAATCGAAGAAGATTAATACCCAATCGTTTGGAAGTATTTGATGTAAACACATATATGTGTATGAAATTATCAGCTGATTATGCGGATCTATTTAGTTGAAcactattcaaaataatatatttgataacacatacaataaatgacgttccataaATGTCACAAACCAGTGGAATTATTCCGTGATATAATAATGTAAAACTTTCCATAAAAACAAAGCCCCATTTCATTTTAAGGGGCATTAGTTACAATGGAAGTTACTGTTGTTTATTTCGATGCAAATTTTAAGCTTGCAGTTTGTTATTTTGACGTTCGAACGCGCCCTTTGTGAATAGAATATAAATTGTACTATGGGTTCGAACGTAATTAACTTACTCGCTTTTCTCAAGATCAATACGATGCATCGCAAATAATTATGacataatttgtaattatttgACCGATCTATTTCGGTTTCGTTGTTTTAGGTCAGTGCATTGTTAACTTAAAAGGACTTTAGAAAGATTTATAAATTAAAGTTAAGTAAAGAATATCGAGTATTTTactatacattgtatttatgttaaaatacTTAAGTGTCATGTGAAGTCAAATATGACACGGTCAATACAGAAAGCAGTCGGCACTTTACATATGCTacattttttattactttaatagtAGAAATTCCAAATATAAGTAGCTGAAAAAGTCTGCTAatttcgtatatatatatatcgagaATTAATTTGAACgattatgaaataaaacaattaacacttAACAGACAATTAACTCTGTTAAAACACAAGGTTCGCATGAAAATAGCATTATTCGTCATTTGTATTCCAAGTTTGATTACCATATATTGGAAACTATGTGCAtgtattattaatgtttaatgtCATATTATAAACAGTCACCAGACCTTTGACGCCTGGCGAAATTAACGAATGTTATGGCGATATATCCATGAttggaaaattatttttaactGCTAACATTTTCGTTATAGCAATACATTTGTGTTAAACGTTAGCTCTACATTTCGTTTGGTTTTCTTAAGGCATGCCGATCAAAATCACAAATACAAATGTCATCGAGCACAGATAATGCAGAGCTTCAGTGTTGATGAGGGTATTCCTGTAATGGTATCTAAGCCGACAATGACGGGCGGACATATTGCACATCAGTTAGATCAGGCGGATTGTAAAACAACGCAGGTAACTGTTTCCATTATAGAATGTCCTTTCAAGTTTACCAGTGTGGACATCTGTTATGTATAAATACATAAACTTAGGTACGtatattcataaagcatttagtcaaagaaacttgtataaatattattatgataaattgtATATTATTCATTACTCAAACTTTACTTCTCGCTCTTTTGTAGATTcatctgttttgtttttgatgataGCAATAATTGTTAACTAGATTctaaatgctgtaataaaaaaaaataattttgtcttagaccttttcatgtattgatactttttaACAACTTATAAAATTCAATACTGACtacatgtcatgcctttatatgttattttgtttgatCATGTAATATAATctatgtctattgtatatatttgataaaccctAATACGGTTCACATTGGCAAATATTGAACTAATTAATACTAACTTCTCCGCATACCTTTTTGACCAAGATGCACAgcttttataataattgttttttttcttcaaattatctAAGATTATTTCATATTTTCTGAAGGCACTCATGTGCGCTTGCGCAACGCAACAATTCGCTAAAAGATGAATGTAAATACTTGATTTCGTTTAAAATTCCTTACCACGATAAACGAATAATATCATAacgaaataaaatgtcaaactttaaacaaaaatgtatatatttgtttataggACGATTCTTCACTGTCGCGAAATTCTGAGCTGCAAGTCTGGTACGACGATTCTGTTATTGAAATGTTAAATACGGAGTCTGACACTGAAAAGAATAGAGACAAAGACGTTACAGCAGCCGTTTGCGATGAAACTACCCATTTCAAATCATACATTCGGTTGATGGGTTGGTTGAGTATCGAACATTAATACAATAACCAATAGTTAACAATTGTATATCATATTTTAGGCTTGTTTCAGGTGTTTGCTTAATTGTACTGAACTAGTTGCATAagtatataaaacaagagatgtgttgtcaGAATTACAATGCCCcttaatgcgccgctttgaagccatatatttgacatttgaccttgaaggatgaccttgacctttcaccactcaaaatgtacagctcaatgagatacacatgcatgccaaatatcaaggtgctattttcaatattgcaaaagttatgaccaaggtttaagtttgtgacacatacaatgacagacagacatacaatgacagactgacaggccaaatacaatatacccccgatcattggATCCGTGGCAATCTGgtaaaaatgctttcaatattTAACCTTTATAAgtgaaaatctgaaaattagtgtTGTTAAAAATACATAACGCTTTTGTGATAAATCATGTTTTGACCAATTTAACGGCGATTTCGAGTACGCCGACATGCATTGAAATAGTTACGAACAAAAAtgctgtgttttttttcaaattacaaaCAAAACGTTTCAAGGCTTAATAATAaattttgaactgtccgtcttaTCAAATCATTGATCTAAGCAGACAACGACACTCCTTTCAATCTGACTGATTCTGATGACGAAGACACTGATGATGAAGTAGATGCAGGCGGAAGTGCTGGTGGTGCAGCAGGTGGAGGCGATTCTAACGCTATGCCCGAGCTTCCCGTCGACGTTGCACCAGTAAACTGCCCGAGAGATTGCCTTGTCATGTACTCAGTTCAACCGTGTACGTAGTTTTGTTTAGAAGCTAATTATCACAAAAGCAATCATACttgattttatttacataacacatcaattaatatgtaacaaaattactttatataatcaaACTAAACTATGTTTCCTTTAGATAAGTACGCTCTACGTCATGCATCCAGTGGCTCGTGGATGCTTCACTTCATGTTCCACAACCGTAAGGAACTAAAGAAGCAGAATGGAAACGTTCTAACTTATTTGACTTCTGTTGCGAGGGCCATGGCAAACCATACATACAACTTCTCAATCGAGAATGTTAAAAAAGAGGTGAAGATATGTGGAACAATATACCATCGACCGACAACAGATGTGATTATGAAAGCTCAAAGCCACCCGACGAGACAGATGTTTGCTTTCAAGGCAGCGTTAAAGAGATACATGGATGCAATCAATCGCAAGATGAATTTGGCACGCTTTTAACATAGTTAACATTAAGGACTTGTCGAAGTAATAACTTAGAATTTAATAGTGCGTTGgtttaaataaatgcatgttttacgtATAAGTAGAcgatatttatttttgataatagaGGTTTAAACAAAGATACATATGTAATGTTATTTATCTAGATCAGGTAGGgaaaatagtaaaattgtgtaaatattattatttaatcaaacattaacatattcaatttaacacataaaatatacatatacttcAACAATAACTAagatatatataaaaatgtatatactatTAACGtcagtattttattgttttattgagttGCATAAGATTTCTATAAGCATACGGTTTTTAAACCCAAGAAAGAGGTTATGATTTTATCCCGTtgctttgtgtgtttgtttatctgTAAATTTGTCATTCTAAGATAATAAAAGCCtatatttgttttactttgttGATGATTAAACGGTTATATAATGTGTATGTCAATTATCACAGCTGTTGGTATCTTTATTGCGATGGTGTTTGTGAGATACCACGTCTTGCGCGGTGCATATTTGGTTATGGTAATTAGCCTTTTAGTTTtcattcaaaacatttaaatggtAAATGGAATAATATCATCTAGCAATGAAAACAGTTAACATCATTTATCTTAGCAATATTAAGTTCAATGCTTATGAAATATTACAAGGCACTTTCGACGTTTTCTTGGTGACGGTTTTATTGAATTTCTCCTTATAAtagtatttatgttttttataaactgtgtttTCATTCAATCATCGTGTGTTTTCATTTAGGATTAGACACACTTAAAAATTTAGCATAAAATCCATATTTTCAAAAGGTATTAGAATATAAcaatatatcaatttattttatgctttccggtggtttatagagaaatatc contains the following coding sequences:
- the LOC127876167 gene encoding uncharacterized protein LOC127876167 — encoded protein: MPELPVDVAPVNCPRDCLVMYSVQPYKYALRHASSGSWMLHFMFHNRKELKKQNGNVLTYLTSVARAMANHTYNFSIENVKKEVKICGTIYHRPTTDVIMKAQSHPTRQMFAFKAALKRYMDAINRKMNLARF